Below is a genomic region from Castanea sativa cultivar Marrone di Chiusa Pesio chromosome 2, ASM4071231v1.
aatacaaaaatctaaGAAAAAGCAATAACACATAGATATACAAGACAacagtaataaataaatactaaatatatatatatataaagagaaatctacaaataattaaaaacttacaGACCAAATACGTGAAGGATGAACAATTCAGATCGAGTCTtatgtttgacacaatctccttaaaacAGATTTCACCCCTCACACAATCactgtggtgctttgagactcacggACGTTTGCCTCCTAGGTAAAATGATCTACAGCACGAAAACAAAGCACACAAGGTCGTGTTCTGcgaactactcaatgtctcttgctctctctttgaCACAGAAGGAATgcaaaaaatattctctcttcgAGAGTTTTCTCTGAAAAGTAGTTTTATATGAATGAGGGACTATATAAAATTATACGTAACTTAACAGGTACTCTGTTTCAGTAATAACTACTGTGCACAGACTAactaactcaaaaattaaaataataaaataatattatttggacaagtaggcccagtccacatatgccaaaagcTCAACCTaatgtccaactcatgagcatataaactcatatattatctctttcttatCCTATGTGGGATTTaggatttttaccacttttaatagCATCTTCAAGTGAaaatagaaatatcaatttcttattcactccatgTTATTTTTCCAACACATATCATACTACTAATATATGTATAAGCGATTATATATATTGCAGCATCATAAGTTAGTGTCATGTCTCAATCGGTAAATtttttgtcatcaaataaaaaatgtggtTCGAACTCTGCTTatataaaaactaattgatgtctTGGCTTGATAATATCATAAATTAGTGTCATGTCTCAACCAGTAAagtttttttatcatcaaataagaAATATGTGGTTCGAACCCTACCTGtacaaaaaactaattgatgtcttggtctgataataaagcaCAATCATCATAGAACGGATatcataagttgaaattatATTGTATGATCTctataaaaaatagtaataataaaatcatctttaattttaacaagataaatgcatttatttttatgaactcATTATTTATAGAAGgtttaaatttatgtaaaattaatttatatgattatttttctaaaatttacattaaaaaaaattagttcgGAATGTGATATTCTTGCTCAAGTTTAGTTGCTTTGATAGCTATTGAAAGAAAAGTAGCAAAAgacaaaaacatattgaataaCACATACAATcaagaataatataataaataaccaTACATTTAATTTAGTCGaagtaattaaataattatagatTCACTcaagtaaaatatttattatattcttacatatattaatcataataaaaatgattttactttctttttaatgacatatataatataattaaaacttaTTCTACAATCATTATATTTCATAgtgaatattatatatatgtcaaaaaaaaattgataatttttttttttttttaaaaagagctATAACGTATCTACACATCACACAGGAAATCAGCCAATGTATAtcatgaaatattaattttctaaCTTTGTGGTTGGACTTTTTTCTAATTACTATCTATTGaatttgtcataaaaaaaaaaaactatttattgaATTTGTGGTTGGACTTTAACAGAGCAAGTCATGGGACAGACTTCTTCGAGCTTAAGCAAGTAAAGTCCAGTTCAGGAGATTGTATACACATTACACCCAAATCAAGATATAATTTTTCCCAGTTTAGccacaaaaatttattataacaaATTGCATCTCTCTCCCAtcttctctctgtttttttttttcaaagtactattgtggggataaaaggcccaagatatgttttttgggccatgggcttgGTACAAGGACGCTTACTTGTCCGAGGATGGATTGAAGGTAataatgatatcaaatttaCGGACCCAAGAGCAAATATGGCGAACGAAGTGAATGTAGATAATCCGAGAAGGAGTACATCCTTGGCTAAGTGCAGTAAAGATCAGGTGGTACGTCATGTtaactagaatgatattttggaaGGTCTTGAGGATGAAGACATGTTTCATAAGGGCACAGAGAGCAAGGGCGGTTGGAAAATATCTCAGAGAAAGCTGCTgtcaccacattgaatgctctgcacctaatctctggccgcattaatgaggaagtgatatttGAACAGTGATTCTCAGCATTATAGCTATTACctaaagacttcaggaaggtgctgatgggacaagtatccatgTTAGTAGTCTAGATCTACACGTGAAGAGCAACTTTAAAGGGGGGGATAAAGTATAAGAAGGAAGAAGGCCCCGGAGAAGAGGAGATCGAGAGATAGAAAGAAGAAGACGGGAGACTGGACGTTGGGAATTAATCTTTAAGTGAGGAGAAATATAAGCACCTGGTCCTCGGCTTGAGTTCGAGGATaagtttcatcatataaactCATTCGTCCTTATTGTTTTGTAATCTTGGGTCATTGTTGTTACCATATAAGCTCATTAGAAACCAGGTTTCTGACCcatactctataaatttattgttttaggctttttgggcctataccCTCCTTCTTGTTGGGCCTAGGCACAAATTACGTCCTTACAATTtacgccgtctgtgggaaatcttggGTTTTTAATGAGTCTGAAGTCTGTTTATGGCAAATTCAAGTCCACACCAAGAAGAGTCTAGGGGCTCCCAGCGTTAACATGACTTCCAGAATCCTGAACAAGGTGGAGATCGGGAGGGAAGTGTACGTACCACCCATACGAGCAGGAGTCAATCACGAAGTGGAAGCAGAGTCTCCCATGAAGAGAATGCCAAGGTCATGCAGTTGGAAATTGaccatttgaaaagaaaattacgTCACGAACGACGGAGGCGGATTTAGTCCATCTCTGACTCTTCCTTTGGTGAGAATGAGAATGAGGAGGAAAGCTATAGGCCAAGGTCAAGAACTCCCCTTGGTGAGTCTTACTCGCATGAAGAGAATAGCCCCCATAACCGCAGGAATAGGAATTCATCTAGCAGGGGCCTAGGAACTGATGTTATGAGTAGGGCATTGAATCAAatttccaagtcacccttcacatGTAAGATTGAAGGGGGAAAACTTCCTCGGCATTTCACTTAGCCAGCGttcaccatgtataatggtCGAAGTGACCCTGTGGAAAAGGTAAGCCATTTCAACTAGAGGATGGTTATGCACTCCAAGAATGAGGCGTTGATGTGCAAGGTTTTCCCATCCAGCTTGGGGTCTGTCGCTATAAGATGGTTTGATGGCCTGGGATCAGGGTCTATTAATTCCTTTAAGGAACTTACTCGGGCGTTTGGATCTCGTtttattacatgcagtagagtccctcggcctttggatTCTTTGTTGTCTATGGCCATGCGAGAGGGTGAAACTTTAAAAACGTATACAAATAGATATTGGGAGATGCTCAATGAGATTGGTGgggattttgatgatgtgggCATTAGAACTTTCAAGGTCAGCTTACCAGCCGAGCATGGTTTGAGGAAGTCCTTAACTGGGAAACCAGTTAGTAGTGTGCGCCAGCTTATGGACTGGATTGATAAGTACAAGCGGGTTGAGAAGGACCAGCAGTTAGGTAAAGGAAAGGCGAAGGTGGTCTCTCAAGATAGGAGGGACTTCAAGTCGGACAAATACAATGACAATCGCCCTTGGCGAGACTTCACCAGGTAGACTGGGGTTGGTATTGTGACACAAGAAGTCAACACGGTGTTCCGAGAGCCAGTTCATCAAATTCTAgagaaaatcaagaatgaaccatacttcaaatggcctaaCAAGATGAATGGAGACCCCACAAGACGTAATCAGAACCTTCATTGTCAGTACCACCAGGAGCACGGACATACCACCTAGAACTGCAAAATTTGTGGTATCATTTAgagcaattggttaaggaggaAAGGTTGCAACAGTTCCTATATAGGCCTAATGGGCAAGTCGGTCATACAGACTTAGGTACTCAGGGGAACACCTCTTCGAGGCCTCCGTTAGGCAccattaatgtcatttttgcgACTTTTGGAAGGGTGGATTCGTGTCCCTACTGGGTAATGACTATGGCTCGGCCACTATCCAAGAACTCTAATCATGGGCCGAAGAGAGCTAAGGTTGTACTACAACTAGCATTGAGTTTCTTGGAGAATGATAAGTTTAGAACTATGCAGCCACATAATGATGCTCTGGTGGTCACACTCAGGATAGGGGGTATGACATAAGGCGTGTTATGGTGGATCAGGGTAGTGGGGCGGAAATTATGTATCCCGACTTGTATAGAAGTTTAGGATTAAAACCAGAAAATTTAACTAGTTATGATTCACCTCTAGTAGGTTTCGATGGGAAGATGGTTATACCAATGGGACAGGTCAAGTTGCCATTACAAACAGGGTCAGAAGTTGTAGAAGTTAACTTCATAGTGGTAtatgcatattctccatacacagcCATTGTGGCGAGACCCTGGCCTCATGCCATGGGAGTTGTCTCTTCCACTTTgcatttgaaggtgaaatatcCATATGGGGATCGGGTTGAAGAGCTGATCGGAAGCCAGTCTATGGCGAGGCAGCGTATGGTGGCTGCAATTAGACATCAGTCTGGAGTAGGGTCCTCGGCATCAGATGATCATGATTTGTAGCACTTAAAGGAGCCGGGGTTATTAGGGGGTCTATCGGTGGTGGAAGTAGAATGTGAAGCTTTAGAGCGAGTTGTTATAAGTGATGATAAAGAAAAGTATTTTCATGTAGGCGCTCAGTTGCCTCCTCAGGAGAAAGAGGAATTGGTGAAGTTCCTTAAGGGAAACCTTGATATTTTTGCTTGGAATACTTATGAGGCCCCGGGGGTCAATctgagcttcatttgtcatcatttaaatgtcaaccccaCTGTGGTACCAAGGAAGCAACCACCTCAGTGATCATCTAAAGAGCATTCTGAAGCTGTCAATGAAGAAGTAATTAAGCTCAAGAAGGCAGGAGCTATCAGAGAGGTGTTTTACCCTGACTGGTTGGCCAATACAGTGGtggttaagaagaagaatggcaaATGGCGGGTGTGCGTAGACTTTACTGATTTGAATAAAGCATGTCCCAAGGATCTTTTCCCCATGCCTCGTATTGATCAGTTGATAGATGCCACAGCtaggcatcctcggatgagtttcctagatgcttttcaaggttatcactaaatacctttggctttggacGATCAAGAGAAAACAGCCTTTGTCACTCCTATTGgaaactatcattataaggtaatgtcTTTCGATttaaagaatgcaggggctacttaccaaaggatgatgactaggatgttcgaGTCACAGTTAGGGAAGAACAttgaagtttatgtggatgacatggtggtaaagagtaagatGGCGTCTGAGCATGTTGGGAATCTTGAAAATGTCTTCAAGAcactaaggaagtataagttgcgcctaaatgcttccaaatgctcttttggcgtgggatctggtaAATTTTTGGGCTTCATGGTTACACATCGTGGAATCGAAGTTAATCCTAATCAAGTTAAGGCAATTAATATTTTGCAGCCACCTCGTAATCTTAAGGAAGTTCAGAGATTGACAAGAATGATGGCTGCTTTAAATCGGTTTATTTCgcggtccgcggacagatgtagacctttcttccaattgctgaataaatggaagggatttgaatggactgaggagtgtgctttggcttttcaacagctcaaagaatatctttctcggccacctattatgtctAGGCCTGAGGTAGATGAGGTATTGTTTGCTTATATTGTTGTAGTTTCCCATGCTGTTAGCTTGGTACTAATAAGGGTTGACAACAGTGTTCAGAGGCCAATCTATTACGTAAGTAAGTCGTTGCATGAAGCTAATATTTAAGTCAGGTTAAACGGttgcaatcaaattttgaaCCTTTCACTTTAGTgcaaatttccaaaaataggAACACTCATGCTGACTCTCTAGCCACTTTGGCAACGTCATCTGCACAGAGTTTACCTTCGGTTATTTTAGTGGAAGATTTGTATACGCCTACTAAGATAAATGTAGACATAGTCCGTGTTCATTAGATCAAAAtaggacctagttggatggacccccTTGTGTTGTATCTTAAAGAGAGTATCTTACTTGAGGAAAGGTCTGAAGCTGACAAAGTATGTAGGAAGGCTCCTCGGCTTTGGCTGTCCGAGAATCAAAAGTTGTACAAGCACTCTTTTTtaggaccatatttgctatgtatGCACCCTGAAGCAACGAAGCagcttctagaagaattgcacgaggggatttgtggaagtcatacaagagGAAGATCTTTGTCTCGTAGAGCTCTTaatcaaggatattggtggcctaatatgcagaagGAAGCACTAGAGTATGTAAAaaagtgtgaccagtgtcagaggtttgctcctaatattcatcaaccaggAGGAGTTCTCAATCCTCTAACCAGTCCTTgaccttttgctcaatggggttTAGATATTGTAGGACCCTTCCCTAAGGCGGCAGGGAATAAGAGATTTCTGCTAGTCGGCACggattactttactaaatgggttgaagccgagctactatcaaatatcagagatctAGATGCAAGAagatttgtttgaaaaaatattgtcaccCAGTTTAAAATTCCTCATACCATTATCTCGAATAATGGTGTTCactttgatagtaaggcctttagaAGATATTGTTGCGATCTGGGTATTACAAATAGATATTTCACTCCGGCTTATCCTCAAGggaatggacaggccgaggctATTAATTTGTTAATGGGCTTAAGAAGAGATTGGATGATGCTAAGGAGAgacagaaagaagaagatgagagacTGGACGTTGGGAATTAATCTTTAAGTGAGGGGAAATATAAGCACCTGGTCTCGCAATTTGTGCCTAGGCCCAACAAGAAGGAGGGTATAGGCCTAAAGAgcataaaacaataaatttatagagtatgGGTCGGAAACCTTGTTTCTAATGAGCTTATACAGTAACAACAATGGCCCAAGATTACAAAACAATAAGGATGAATGAGTTTAAATGATGAAACTTATTCTCAGACTCAAGTCGAGGACCAGGTGCTTATATTTCTCCTCACTTAAAGATTAATTCCCAACGTCCAGTCACCCGTCTTCTTCTTTCTATCTCTCGATCTCCTTTTCTCAGGAGCCTTCTTCCTTCTTATACTGCATCCCCCCTTCATCATTgctctccacgtgtagatcTAGAGTACTAAcatggatacttgtcccatcagcaccttcttgaagtctttagataatagctgtaaggctgaaaatcactgttcaaatatcactttctcattaatgcggccagagacttaggtacagagcattcaatgcggtggtagtaactttttctgagatatttcccAACCGCCCTTGCTCTCTGTGCCATTATGAAACATGTCTTCATCCTCAAGACCttccaaaatatcattctagttaACATGACGTACCACCTGATCCTTACTGCACTTAGCCGAGGATGTACTCCTCCTCAAATTATCTACATTCACTCCGTCCGCCATATTTGCTCTTGGGTCCGTATATTTGATATCATTATTACCTTCAATCCATCCTCGAACAAGTAAGCGTCCTCGGACCAAGTCCATGGCCCAAAAAAACATatcttgggccttttatccccaCAACTATCATATATCCTCGTCTCCACAAGTTGAGAGGAAATCACTATTACAAGTAGACAGTGGCGGCTCTAAGATTTTTTTCTAGGGGGGTCAATAAGAAGATACATCTTGGGTAAAATATGAATCTTACAGTTTATACGATTTCcttattacaaatttgtctATAGTACATAGtagaaatagaataaaaataaattacatgttcatttgacatattttttcttaatataatgaACATGTTAATTATGTTAactgaattttaattattactgcttaaaatacttttatttattagtttaggACAACTATATGTTCACATTGTACTATCAATGCAAGATTTACATTGCAGACAATTATACTGTACAAGTTTGTTTAGAATCAATGTAAGATTTACATTATAGATAATGATACTATAcacatttacaaaaaatatacaatattgtACACGTTTAGAAACAATGCAAATATTACATTAATAGTACAATGTAAACTATGTATTTTctattagtttatttcaaatttgttaagatctaaatggtttttttttttaagatttaagataaaaataaaataaaaataaaataaaattacttttgttgttgagcttacTATTTCTCCCAGATTTGGGATAAAACTGGTTTATTGTTAggcattttttgtgtttagaaAGATCAGAATATTGTTAAGAGAATCATAACTAAACTTATTTCaagtgggttttaaaaaaatttagggtcaAAGTGTTCAAATGTTGTCGGTAGTGAGTTTAGATAAGAACAAGTAAAAGCTTGTAAATTTatctattgtgaaaaatattgtaaaatttgttatatatgtaACATTGCTCAAAATTATATGCATCACCAAGCTGGCTAGCTAGATATATTTTTCTTGTAGGATTAAGTTTACTTAAAAGCTTTATATCTACATGAAGTGGATGATCAAGATTGTGTACAAGATTTTCAAAACCGAcccttgcaagttgcaacaatGTTGTGTTGAAAACTatgttttgcatctcatacaaagtAAGCAAGGGCAAATAAATTGATCTATTCTATTCATGTGAGATAACATagtatttttgaattttagaaataaagaaTAGAAAACATACCTTGATGTTATGATTCTTAAATTAAAGTAGAAGATCAATCTTTAGAAATCTTCAATCTTCATCCCAATTCCACTTGGTGCGCAAGATATGGAGTCTCTTAATTAGTTCTGTGGGGGATAAAGAGCTCGGATAAGGATATTGGGCCGTGGGCCACACCCGAGGACATCAAAAACCCCGAGGACAAACGAGTATTAGTAAAAGCAAGTAGATTATCGGGCTGAGGAAGAGGCCTGGTCACAACAAGCAGGTGATGTTGTCCTAGGAGCCACCTTTCCTCGGCCAACAAAGTGGAAACCTAAAATCCGACCACCCATCAAGTACGGGGCAATGGGCAATCGTGCTTGGGAGGATAAGCTTCAGAGAGAAGTAAGTCAACAAAGAATAGAGAaatatttggaaagaaaattgtTACCACTACATTGAATGTTGTGCACTTAACCAACTAGcagcattaatgtggaggtgatacgtAAACAATGATTTCTAACCTTACAGCTACCcacaaagacttcaagaaggttctgatgggacaagtatcaagaagATGAGTTATTTGATCAACAAGTAGAAGGCTAAGATGAAAGGAGGAAGAagagtataaaagggaaaggaTTCCATTACAGAAGGGGTCATgagaaaaaaggagagagagagagaccactTGGTAatcaagaacttgaatatttgtatAAGTCTGGGAGCTAAATATAAGAACATATCATCTTCGGACTTGACCAAggagtatttttcttttcaacttatTCATCTTGATCATTCCAACACTAAACTAGCCCATTGTGATTTATATTTGGCTCGTTGAACGTTCAGTGATACCCATtctcttacaaatttattgttgtgGGCTTATTGGGCCATGTCCAAATCTTTTAGGCTGTGAATTAATATGTGTCCTTACAAGTTCTCTGTacgttattttttctttcttgatgaAAAGTAGTTTtccagaagaaaaaaaaaatcttttgtttAATCATAGGtcatagaaaattattttatttaatagttcttattaaataaacaactgattatctaattgggttagccttctGGGAAAATTCAATTGGACTTTAGCGTATAGCTTAGGATGAGACTAAAGTGACAATTCCCTCGAGAttgagagtttatgtaaatgaaagtcatgaaatttattattcagttGACAgtagttaataaaataattaatctcacacacaatttaatttattttacatacttaaaacacatcaacatatcaactagaaatctccttatccatgatcaaaacaaaccattttaattttagtttttttttaagaagaaaaccGTCTTAGTGGTCATGTTATAATCTTTGCAGATTAAATGCCCAATTCATCATAgactataaaatcaaaatattaaatttacaaagaacttgtaatttatgtcttctgtaactaaatcacatacaatacatctcaaGAATTATATGACAATTTCCAAATTATtaagttatcattattttaggtaataaaacaacttttagTTACTTTAATACATGATAGTGTACATAATGTCAAATATAGCATAAAACAATAGGGTTTTATGGCACCACACCAAGCAAGTTGGACTACAACTAGATTGCCCCGCCCTGCCCATCATAGTGCCCCACTAAAAGGAAACCTAAATGGTTATTGGCAAGCTTGGATGCTTAAAGTAGCAAAGCTTGATTCTCATGAATACATATTTGACCGCATGAAGTAATTTTAGAGGTAGAAATTAGGAATActacttttgagttttgatggtCAAAACGTGTTCATAACTAAAAGTACCTTCTTTTTTCTGGTAGAAAGTGTAGAAGTAGATCAAATTGGGAGTTAGGAATTCACTTTTGACGGTCAAATTGGTTTGGTGCTTACCAATCTGGTTTTGCCAAGTGTAATATGCATTTGATAAGATATTTTAAGCAACCCCAGCACGAGTACATGCCTCTTCAATTAGAGAATTACATGTAAAATTATGTTGAACTAATAGTTTTAAAAGGCAGAATCATTTAGGAATCTAAAAATTATTCACTTTTTAGGTATTATTGGTTGAATCAAGGGTTGCCTAATGGTTGGATTGTATAGGACATGAGCTCaaaaattcttaaatatatttttaattttttaccttATTGAAGAGGCTTGTAAAGACACAATTATATTTTGTAATGAAAATTAGAAGGGAAAGGTATAAGTAAATAATTGTAGATATTGAATAATTATAGAGGCACACTCACACACTgtaacgctccgtttgtttcaatggaaaaccttgtgtaaagatagttttccttgttttccagtgtttggtagcataaaaaaa
It encodes:
- the LOC142625488 gene encoding uncharacterized protein LOC142625488, translated to MVMHSKNEALMCKVFPSSLGSVAIRWFDGLGSGSINSFKELTRAFGSRFITCSRVPRPLDSLLSMAMREGETLKTYTNRYWEMLNEIGGDFDDVGIRTFKVSLPAEHGLRKSLTGKPVSSVRQLMDWIDKYKRVEKDQQLEQLVKEERLQQFLYRPNGQVGHTDLGTQGNTSSRPPLGTINVIFATFGRVDSCPYWDRGYDIRRVMVDQGSGAEIMYPDLYRSLGLKPENLTSYDSPLVGFDGKMVIPMGQVKLPLQTGSEVVEVNFIVVYAYSPYTAIVARPWPHAMGVVSSTLHLKVKYPYGDRVEELIGSQSMARQRAQLPPQEKEELVKFLKGNLDIFAWNTYEAPGVNLSFICHHLNVNPTVVPRKQPPQ